In Heteronotia binoei isolate CCM8104 ecotype False Entrance Well chromosome 4, APGP_CSIRO_Hbin_v1, whole genome shotgun sequence, a genomic segment contains:
- the ISCA1 gene encoding iron-sulfur cluster assembly 1 homolog, mitochondrial, whose translation MASSMVRATVRAVSKRKIQATRAALTLTPSAVNKIKQLLKDKPDHVGIKVGVRTRGCNGLSYTLEYTKTKGDSDEEVVQDGVRVFIEKKAQLTLLGTEMDYIEDKLSSEFVFNNPNIKGTCGCGESFNI comes from the exons ATGGCCTCGTCAATGGTCAGAGCTACAGTTCGGGCCGTGAGTAAGCGGAAGATTCAAGCTACCAGAGCGGCACTGACACTG ACTCCCTCTGCTGTAAATAAGATAAAACAGCTGCTTAAAGACAAACCTGACCAT GTAGGAATTAAAGTTGGTGTCCGTACAAGAGGTTGTAATGGACTCTCTTACACCCTAGAATATACCAAAACAAAGGGGGATTCAGATGAAGAAGTAGTGCAGGATG GTGTTAGAGTGTTTATTGAAAAGAAAGCACAGCTAACCTTGCTAGGAACTGAAATGGACTATATAGAAGACAAGCTGTCTAGTGAATTTGTTTTCAACAATCCAAACATCAAAGGAACTTGTGGTTGTGGAGAAAGTTtcaacatttga